One Succinivibrio dextrinosolvens DNA window includes the following coding sequences:
- a CDS encoding NAD(P)/FAD-dependent oxidoreductase, translating into MYRTSNFPEESGVNPWYELSKYKEHKFTDPSEIKNNYDYVVVGAGFGGVSAAFRLSENNPSAKIALIDALPVGYYSSGRNAGFVTIAQVAKALIGFDHFTLDDQRWLLHLNKTVVSRIEKIREQSKLEFEWRQDGMYKAVREKRNVAALDALEGHLQRLGLGYERLKGDELSSRLGTSFYKDAIYVKDTILNNPSEVIRGLATALPSNVSVFENTKVAQVDDGAIPKVILSDGREIVTRQVILTVNAFLSRFGFASASNVAAIHSYGALTRELKDGELENFKNVRPWGITATHPSGATLRFTPDHRIFVRTDIDFATNLNISQKKFDRSDFFLRRAFIRRFPELENVEFEYKYGGLISFTGNTRPLFGEVAKNIYAGVTSDGTGVTRAAILGTYLADLIQHRDSSELDYIKRAYHPSYLPPEPLRTLGATAFLKYKDLYAGSEL; encoded by the coding sequence ATGTATAGAACTTCAAATTTCCCTGAAGAATCAGGGGTAAATCCATGGTATGAACTATCAAAATACAAGGAACATAAGTTTACAGATCCATCGGAAATAAAAAACAATTACGACTATGTAGTAGTCGGTGCCGGTTTTGGCGGAGTTAGCGCAGCCTTTAGACTATCAGAGAATAATCCTTCAGCAAAAATAGCTCTGATTGATGCTCTTCCTGTAGGTTACTACAGCTCTGGCAGAAATGCAGGCTTTGTAACTATTGCTCAGGTTGCTAAAGCTCTGATTGGCTTTGATCATTTCACCCTGGATGATCAGAGATGGCTTCTTCATTTAAACAAAACCGTGGTTTCCCGTATTGAAAAGATAAGGGAACAGAGCAAGCTTGAGTTTGAATGGCGACAGGACGGCATGTATAAGGCTGTACGTGAAAAGAGAAATGTTGCAGCTCTGGATGCTCTGGAAGGTCATCTGCAAAGACTTGGTTTAGGCTATGAACGTCTTAAGGGAGATGAGCTTTCATCAAGATTAGGAACGTCCTTCTATAAAGATGCCATTTATGTAAAGGATACAATCCTAAACAATCCATCAGAGGTTATAAGAGGCCTTGCTACAGCTTTGCCTTCAAATGTGTCCGTATTTGAAAACACTAAAGTTGCGCAGGTTGATGATGGGGCGATTCCAAAGGTAATTCTCTCTGACGGCAGAGAGATTGTAACAAGACAGGTTATCCTTACTGTAAATGCATTTTTAAGTCGTTTTGGATTCGCTTCTGCCTCAAATGTTGCCGCAATTCATAGCTATGGTGCTCTAACGCGTGAGCTTAAAGATGGTGAACTTGAGAACTTTAAAAATGTCCGTCCATGGGGAATAACCGCAACTCATCCATCAGGTGCAACTTTAAGATTTACTCCTGATCATCGAATATTTGTTCGAACCGACATTGATTTTGCTACTAATCTAAATATTTCCCAGAAGAAATTTGACCGCTCTGATTTCTTCCTAAGGAGAGCTTTTATAAGACGCTTCCCTGAACTTGAAAATGTTGAGTTTGAATACAAGTACGGAGGTTTGATTTCCTTTACCGGAAATACCAGACCACTGTTCGGTGAGGTTGCCAAAAATATCTATGCAGGTGTTACATCGGATGGCACTGGCGTTACCAGAGCTGCAATTCTCGGAACATATCTTGCTGATCTAATTCAACACAGAGATAGTAGCGAACTTGATTATATAAAGCGAGCCTATCATCCAAGCTATCTGCCTCCAGAGCCTCTGCGTACACTTGGTGCAACAGCCTTCCTTAAATACAAGGATTTATATGCAGGCTCTGAACTCTGA
- a CDS encoding DUF4277 domain-containing protein: MASLDDFDDDNEQVTAELGNLGLTAAGFDYFNLDEPIEFCIGKIGSHVKFKSSEIVKLLCCQVLNVPYQSLYGTQEFYRNRPLQALINRKDVTFEQLDRNVLSRTLDAIAEFGPERLF, translated from the coding sequence ATGGCATCGCTTGATGATTTTGATGATGACAACGAACAGGTAACTGCTGAGCTTGGGAATCTGGGATTAACAGCAGCAGGATTTGATTATTTCAACCTTGATGAGCCTATTGAGTTCTGCATAGGAAAGATAGGTTCCCATGTTAAGTTTAAGAGCTCTGAAATAGTAAAGCTTTTATGCTGTCAGGTCCTGAATGTACCATATCAGTCACTGTATGGAACGCAGGAGTTTTACCGAAACAGACCATTACAGGCTCTGATAAATCGTAAAGATGTTACCTTTGAGCAGCTGGATAGAAATGTTCTCTCAAGAACTCTGGATGCCATTGCGGAATTTGGACCAGAGAGGCTGTTTTAA
- a CDS encoding MetQ/NlpA family ABC transporter substrate-binding protein, which yields MKTFNFRKLSGLIQKGIAATVIISALYSPSYAYDRNEVKIGVVGENNEYWKPIIEKLEAEGVKAELVRFSTYPLPNRALEEGEIDLNAFQTGAFLKTESDENGYHLKAIGTTIIAPLGLYSKKIKKITDIKDGDTLTVPSDPITTGRALRLLETAGYLKLNADAGYLPGQSDIIENPKNLKFYWVDAANSYGTLDDVTAAFINGGYAVDRGLTPDKDAIYIENTEGWGLENPFVNVIASRESDQDNELFLHIVDLYHTKEVADIIKTSYKGAFIPAFTYEK from the coding sequence ATGAAAACATTTAATTTTAGAAAATTATCAGGACTAATCCAGAAAGGAATTGCCGCAACGGTTATCATTTCAGCCTTATACTCACCTTCCTATGCTTATGATAGAAACGAGGTTAAGATTGGAGTTGTAGGAGAGAATAATGAGTACTGGAAACCAATCATAGAAAAACTTGAAGCAGAAGGAGTGAAAGCTGAACTTGTAAGATTCTCAACATATCCATTGCCTAACAGAGCACTAGAAGAGGGAGAGATCGATCTTAACGCCTTTCAGACAGGAGCTTTTTTAAAAACAGAATCCGATGAAAACGGCTACCACCTAAAGGCAATAGGCACAACAATAATTGCACCTTTAGGACTCTACTCCAAGAAAATCAAAAAAATAACTGACATAAAAGATGGAGATACTCTAACTGTTCCTAGTGATCCTATTACCACAGGCCGAGCATTAAGACTGCTTGAAACTGCCGGCTATCTAAAACTCAATGCTGATGCCGGATATCTTCCAGGACAGAGTGACATCATTGAGAATCCAAAGAACCTTAAGTTCTACTGGGTAGACGCTGCAAATTCATATGGCACTCTTGATGATGTAACAGCAGCCTTCATTAATGGAGGCTATGCCGTAGATCGAGGTCTTACTCCGGACAAAGATGCAATCTACATTGAAAACACCGAAGGCTGGGGACTTGAGAACCCCTTTGTAAATGTAATTGCTTCAAGAGAAAGTGACCAAGACAACGAACTGTTTCTTCATATTGTTGATTTATACCATACAAAAGAGGTGGCAGATATCATCAAAACATCCTATAAAGGAGCTTTTATTCCTGCATTTACATATGAAAAATAA
- a CDS encoding BspA family leucine-rich repeat surface protein — protein sequence MRKKYHPKTKIELRKLILDEEIELSEIDTSKITDMSHLFEPTLSGGEQARFFFEGIEDWDVSNVTDMSYMFCYARNFNADISGWNVSKVKNMRGMFQFASSFNQDIGMWNVSNVENMASMFYDAGAFNQNLDAWDISKVKTMRFMFMYARYFEKKPTWDMSNVEDQVGMYYGSPIVYVDPNTVCGVDPVLEAQAEQESINKHLENTVAGDGIANFAKNLANKSSNIADRLEAKFEEHTIIYKKQEKSSLDRESVKSESNEKPVFHENISNCSSVKGDDKNDVIAALERLQKLRDSGMITEDELSLLKNNILSKI from the coding sequence ATGAGAAAAAAATATCATCCTAAGACTAAAATAGAGCTTAGGAAACTGATTTTAGATGAGGAAATTGAACTCTCTGAAATTGACACTTCCAAGATTACAGACATGAGCCACCTCTTTGAACCTACTCTGAGCGGAGGTGAGCAGGCTCGCTTTTTTTTTGAAGGTATTGAAGACTGGGATGTTTCCAATGTAACAGACATGAGTTATATGTTCTGTTATGCTCGTAACTTCAATGCTGATATTTCAGGGTGGAATGTATCCAAAGTAAAGAATATGAGAGGCATGTTTCAGTTCGCTTCTTCCTTTAATCAGGATATAGGTATGTGGAACGTTTCCAATGTTGAGAATATGGCTTCCATGTTCTATGATGCCGGAGCTTTTAATCAGAATCTTGATGCCTGGGATATCTCAAAGGTTAAGACTATGCGATTCATGTTCATGTACGCTCGCTATTTTGAGAAAAAGCCTACATGGGATATGAGTAATGTTGAGGATCAGGTTGGAATGTATTACGGTTCTCCTATTGTTTATGTTGATCCTAATACTGTCTGCGGTGTTGATCCTGTTCTTGAGGCTCAGGCTGAGCAGGAGAGTATCAACAAGCATCTTGAAAATACCGTGGCAGGGGACGGAATTGCCAATTTTGCAAAGAATTTGGCAAATAAGTCATCTAATATTGCTGACAGGCTTGAAGCCAAATTTGAAGAACACACAATAATCTACAAAAAACAGGAGAAGTCCTCTTTGGACAGAGAGTCTGTTAAGTCAGAATCCAATGAAAAGCCTGTATTCCATGAGAACATTTCAAACTGTTCAAGTGTTAAAGGAGATGATAAAAACGATGTCATTGCCGCATTAGAACGTTTACAGAAACTAAGAGATTCCGGAATGATTACAGAGGATGAGCTGTCTCTTTTGAAAAACAATATTTTATCTAAGATATAA
- a CDS encoding tetratricopeptide repeat protein, with product MKKIDLFLTSFLIASFSHVYAENNDPFSLKNSCEGNDVSACVTLGLNYYENLDTITAPQALAAFEKACELKDYQSCNAAAQMYLKGDFLETDNDKAASLFKKSCSHNNKDGCLELAKMRLSGLYDDFDLNRAVKIFQQSCDSGNGESCLKVGALYRSGEAGVSSYSQAQNYFGKACDLNSYDGCAQIGLMHEEGLIGKKNFENAYDFYLKACSGNSGIGCALLGNLEKRGLGVNQNYKKSLMSFEKGCRLGNLNSCSNVGYFYVNGIGVKVDYNKAKNIFENSCSKDEVLGCSYLGEIYLNGRGVSTDTTKAKELFEKSCDSGDSVGCNFLADMYRKGKQVKPDYSRAIDLFTRSCENGDSDGCANLGYMYEYGLGVQTDLQRALMLYTESCSENVGFGCAKLGEHYLTGKGLYRDKEKADALIKKSCSLGSSLGCEKYFRLRETQ from the coding sequence ATGAAAAAGATTGATTTATTTTTAACTTCATTTTTGATTGCTTCTTTTTCCCATGTTTATGCGGAAAATAATGATCCTTTCTCTCTGAAAAACAGCTGTGAGGGAAATGATGTTTCGGCCTGCGTAACCTTAGGTCTTAATTATTATGAGAATCTTGATACTATAACTGCTCCTCAGGCTTTAGCGGCTTTTGAAAAAGCCTGTGAGCTTAAGGATTATCAGAGCTGTAATGCAGCTGCTCAGATGTACCTCAAAGGAGATTTTCTCGAGACAGATAATGATAAGGCGGCCTCTCTGTTTAAGAAGTCCTGTTCGCATAATAATAAGGACGGATGTCTTGAGCTTGCCAAAATGAGACTCTCCGGGCTTTATGATGACTTTGATCTGAACCGTGCAGTAAAAATATTTCAGCAGAGCTGTGATTCTGGCAATGGTGAATCCTGTCTAAAAGTTGGAGCTTTATACAGATCAGGTGAGGCAGGGGTAAGCAGTTACTCTCAGGCTCAGAATTATTTTGGTAAGGCTTGTGATCTTAATTCCTATGACGGCTGTGCCCAGATTGGTCTTATGCATGAGGAAGGGCTTATCGGAAAAAAGAATTTTGAAAATGCCTATGACTTTTATCTTAAAGCTTGCAGCGGTAACAGCGGCATTGGTTGTGCTCTGCTTGGAAACCTTGAAAAGAGAGGCCTTGGTGTTAATCAGAACTACAAGAAGTCTTTGATGTCATTTGAGAAGGGGTGTCGTCTTGGTAATCTTAATTCATGCTCTAATGTAGGATATTTCTACGTTAACGGTATTGGAGTTAAGGTCGACTACAACAAAGCTAAAAATATCTTCGAAAACAGCTGCAGTAAAGATGAAGTTTTAGGCTGCTCATATCTTGGAGAAATATATCTTAATGGCAGAGGTGTTTCTACCGATACGACAAAGGCTAAGGAACTTTTTGAAAAGAGCTGTGATTCTGGTGATTCAGTAGGCTGTAACTTCCTTGCTGATATGTATCGTAAAGGTAAACAGGTAAAACCAGATTACAGCAGGGCTATTGATTTGTTTACCAGAAGCTGTGAAAACGGTGATTCTGATGGCTGTGCCAACCTTGGCTATATGTATGAATATGGTCTTGGGGTCCAGACTGATCTGCAGAGGGCTTTAATGCTGTATACCGAAAGCTGCTCAGAAAACGTTGGATTCGGTTGTGCCAAACTCGGAGAGCATTATTTAACAGGAAAAGGCTTGTATAGGGACAAAGAGAAAGCAGATGCTCTTATAAAAAAATCCTGTTCCCTGGGATCTAGTCTGGGTTGCGAGAAATACTTCAGACTAAGAGAAACACAATAA
- a CDS encoding methionine ABC transporter permease, with translation MADLFNTLFPHVASKLDELWLSTLQTLYMMLVSGGIAFLLGIILGVTLIVTKQGGILEKKIVFGILDRLINVFRSIPFVILLAALIPFSRFIVGTAIGTTGAIVPLVVGTVPFFSRQVESALSNVDKGLVEAAKSMGSSPLGIIFRVYLKESIPALVRVSQITAISLIGLTAMAGAIGGGGLGDFAIRYGHQRGQTDVTYITIVVILLMVSVIQKGGNYIIRKTSH, from the coding sequence ATGGCTGATTTGTTTAATACTCTATTTCCTCACGTTGCCTCAAAGCTAGATGAACTGTGGCTTTCAACCTTGCAGACTCTGTATATGATGCTTGTTTCTGGTGGCATTGCATTCTTGCTTGGAATTATTCTTGGCGTGACTCTGATTGTTACAAAACAGGGAGGAATTCTAGAGAAAAAGATTGTATTTGGAATTTTAGACCGACTTATCAATGTGTTTCGTTCAATTCCTTTTGTGATTCTGCTTGCAGCCCTTATTCCTTTTTCAAGATTTATTGTGGGCACTGCAATCGGAACTACAGGTGCTATTGTTCCTCTGGTAGTGGGCACGGTACCTTTCTTCTCAAGACAGGTTGAAAGCGCTTTGTCAAATGTTGATAAAGGACTTGTAGAAGCTGCAAAGTCCATGGGCTCATCTCCTCTGGGGATTATTTTCAGAGTTTATCTTAAGGAGAGTATTCCTGCATTGGTAAGAGTCTCTCAAATTACTGCAATTAGTCTAATCGGCCTTACTGCAATGGCTGGAGCAATCGGCGGCGGTGGCCTTGGAGATTTTGCAATCCGCTACGGGCATCAGCGCGGTCAGACAGATGTTACCTACATTACTATTGTTGTGATCCTTCTGATGGTTAGTGTGATTCAGAAAGGTGGTAATTACATTATTAGGAAAACATCACATTAG
- a CDS encoding MetQ/NlpA family ABC transporter substrate-binding protein, which yields MSEKVRQIKLGVVGNENSPWEYVAQKLKKENIELEIVTYSDYFSPNKDLSEGLIDANAYQHKAFLNAEISEKHYDFEIYGETYLDPIGIYSKRIKSLKRLNKGDSVAVPADRANEIRALKVLQGEDLIDFEIDPQSGEIVFTKNQLHLEFKLYDAALLYSSLDEVTCAFINGNYAFEKGLNPVTDSIFREKLDLGDSDNPFVKVLVANSNLEEDKQSILRRALFYYQTGAVAEIIKQMQGGSLIPAFLPRF from the coding sequence ATGTCAGAAAAGGTAAGACAAATAAAACTTGGTGTGGTGGGGAATGAAAACTCGCCATGGGAATATGTTGCGCAGAAACTTAAAAAAGAGAATATCGAGTTGGAGATTGTAACCTACAGCGATTATTTCTCTCCAAACAAGGATCTTTCAGAAGGGCTGATTGACGCTAATGCTTATCAGCATAAGGCTTTTCTAAATGCTGAAATCTCAGAAAAGCATTATGATTTCGAAATATATGGTGAGACATATCTTGATCCGATAGGAATTTATTCAAAAAGAATTAAAAGTCTGAAACGGCTGAACAAGGGAGATTCAGTTGCAGTTCCTGCTGATAGAGCTAATGAGATTCGTGCTTTGAAGGTTTTACAAGGTGAAGATCTGATTGATTTTGAGATTGATCCTCAGTCAGGAGAGATTGTATTTACAAAGAATCAGTTGCATCTTGAATTCAAATTATATGATGCAGCTTTGCTTTACAGTAGTCTTGATGAAGTAACCTGTGCTTTTATAAATGGAAATTATGCCTTTGAAAAAGGACTTAATCCTGTAACAGATTCCATCTTCAGAGAAAAACTGGATCTTGGTGATAGCGATAATCCTTTTGTGAAGGTGCTGGTTGCAAATTCAAATCTTGAAGAGGACAAGCAGAGTATTTTAAGAAGAGCTCTGTTCTATTATCAGACAGGAGCAGTGGCTGAAATAATTAAACAAATGCAGGGAGGTTCTCTTATTCCTGCGTTTTTACCTCGTTTCTAG
- a CDS encoding SEL1-like repeat protein, producing MIKNIFAAISILTLITTASADDELDSLKKKCDDGEFSTCYKLADVYANGDEAVQDFALADKYYDKACSFGHVVEACDALVFNKGAISRIKSYRVPKDVQRAAKIYNYAVKSTNYDTLYELFKQYCEEDKDLRACAYYGEMKVSGIGTRITVNRGIKLIKESCAEGDVYACSNLGYRYFAADEIDTDEFKAFKLLNYACSNGEFGSCRYVAAFYENSIGVKYNKDKIKYLYSKACDNADAISCHKLGSLYSQEKDQTEKAIEAFDTGCEFGSVRSCTSLGLIYYDGKKMQPDEKKAFNLFKSACDGNDATGCYYLAECYAKGKGVKKSRNVASTIFSKACDVGSSDACEYLEKHPGTGTVKTSSESK from the coding sequence ATGATAAAAAACATATTTGCAGCAATTTCTATTCTGACGTTGATAACTACAGCATCAGCAGATGATGAGCTTGATTCTTTAAAGAAGAAGTGTGACGATGGTGAATTTTCAACCTGTTACAAGCTTGCTGATGTATATGCAAATGGAGACGAGGCTGTTCAGGATTTTGCTCTAGCTGACAAGTATTATGACAAGGCCTGTTCCTTTGGTCATGTTGTAGAGGCCTGTGATGCTCTGGTCTTCAACAAAGGAGCTATTTCAAGAATAAAATCCTACAGAGTTCCTAAGGATGTTCAGCGTGCTGCTAAAATCTATAATTATGCTGTAAAGTCCACCAATTACGATACTCTCTACGAGCTATTCAAGCAGTACTGTGAGGAGGATAAGGATCTTCGTGCCTGTGCATATTATGGAGAGATGAAGGTTTCTGGTATAGGAACAAGAATAACCGTCAACAGAGGTATAAAGCTTATTAAGGAATCCTGTGCTGAAGGTGATGTGTATGCGTGTTCTAACCTTGGCTACCGATACTTCGCCGCAGATGAGATTGATACCGATGAGTTCAAGGCCTTTAAGCTTTTGAACTATGCATGCTCAAACGGTGAATTTGGTTCCTGCCGTTATGTGGCGGCATTCTACGAGAACAGCATAGGTGTAAAGTACAATAAAGATAAGATTAAATACCTCTATAGTAAAGCCTGTGATAATGCTGACGCTATAAGTTGTCATAAGCTTGGCTCTCTGTATTCTCAGGAAAAAGATCAGACTGAAAAAGCGATTGAAGCCTTTGATACAGGCTGTGAATTCGGAAGTGTCAGAAGCTGTACTTCTTTAGGTCTTATCTATTATGACGGTAAAAAGATGCAGCCTGATGAGAAAAAAGCATTTAATCTGTTCAAGAGCGCCTGTGATGGCAATGATGCCACTGGTTGCTACTATCTGGCAGAATGCTATGCAAAGGGCAAAGGTGTGAAGAAGAGTCGCAACGTAGCTTCAACAATCTTCTCCAAGGCATGTGATGTTGGTTCATCAGACGCCTGTGAGTATCTTGAAAAGCATCCTGGTACCGGCACTGTGAAAACTTCTTCAGAGAGTAAATAA
- a CDS encoding methionine ABC transporter ATP-binding protein codes for MIKLEHVSKTFERDGVSFKAVDDVSLEIKKGEIFGIIGFSGAGKSTLVRCINLLEIPDKGSVVSVDGLNLTALSPKELREARAGIGMIFQHFNLMPSRTVLENIIYPLSHKGIKKEAQRKRAIELLRRVDLESKADSYPSELSGGQKQRVAIARALASSPQVLLCDEATSALDPQTTHEILGLLKELNAELGITIVIITHEMAVVKDICCRVAVLENGHLVEQGSTFEVFANPKEKITQNFVKAASNLSKAEHLSFEHPLLCDLKPGEKFVRLSYRGPGVSEPLISLMTSRFNVKMNILYADVELVNNSPIGGTVGILSGRYEDVENALIYIATKNVNVEVLKNG; via the coding sequence ATGATAAAACTTGAGCATGTTTCAAAAACCTTTGAGCGTGACGGCGTTTCCTTTAAGGCAGTGGATGATGTGTCACTGGAAATAAAAAAAGGTGAAATCTTTGGAATCATTGGATTTTCTGGCGCAGGAAAGTCAACTCTGGTCCGTTGTATCAATCTTCTGGAAATACCGGATAAGGGAAGCGTTGTCAGTGTAGATGGACTTAATCTTACTGCCTTGTCTCCAAAAGAGCTTAGAGAGGCAAGAGCAGGTATTGGTATGATTTTTCAGCATTTCAATCTGATGCCCTCAAGAACCGTGCTTGAGAATATAATCTACCCTCTGTCTCACAAGGGAATTAAAAAAGAGGCTCAACGAAAAAGAGCAATTGAGCTTTTAAGGCGAGTAGATCTTGAAAGTAAAGCTGATTCATATCCATCTGAGCTGTCAGGAGGGCAGAAACAGCGTGTTGCTATAGCCAGGGCATTGGCCTCCTCTCCACAGGTTCTGCTATGTGACGAGGCTACATCTGCTTTAGATCCTCAGACTACTCACGAGATTTTAGGCCTTCTAAAGGAACTTAATGCCGAGCTAGGAATCACAATTGTCATCATTACTCATGAGATGGCTGTGGTTAAAGACATTTGCTGCAGGGTAGCTGTACTTGAGAACGGTCACCTGGTAGAACAGGGCTCAACATTTGAGGTTTTCGCAAATCCTAAGGAAAAGATAACCCAGAATTTTGTAAAGGCAGCATCGAATCTTTCAAAAGCAGAGCATCTTTCCTTTGAGCATCCTCTTTTATGCGATCTCAAGCCTGGGGAGAAATTTGTAAGATTATCCTACAGGGGACCTGGAGTTTCTGAGCCGCTTATATCCTTAATGACATCTCGTTTCAATGTGAAGATGAACATTCTTTATGCGGATGTGGAGCTCGTAAACAACTCTCCTATCGGCGGTACCGTTGGGATTCTCTCCGGTCGCTATGAGGATGTTGAAAATGCACTTATTTATATTGCCACAAAGAATGTAAATGTGGAGGTCCTGAAAAATGGCTGA
- a CDS encoding NAD(P)/FAD-dependent oxidoreductase → MKKTDYFPEESGKNGWFETSRYRNYRFKARSEIQPSYDYVVVGGGFAGVNAAFRLAENDKNASIALIDAFPIGYFSSGRNAGFIIDVPHSIVGDPKFTFEDQKWRFRLNKLVIERMKKIKEENHLECDWHQDGMHQAARIKSNLSYLEQLAEFLDVMEAPYQWFDAAETSQRLGTNFYIKSLYTPGTILINPSETVRGLATVLPENVSVFENTPVIEVKEGDIPNVILASGITIKCRKVILTVSGFLKNFGVPLSNRIAGIHSFGAFTRELNDDEIKTLNGASPWGVTAAHPGGATLRYTRSRRLYVRTDITFATHINIDNSRLYKSVYKLRRAFNNRFPQLKDVNFEYVYGGYIPITGNTQPLFENPAKNIFAGAVGDGTGVTRAATVGTFLADWATGLDSEEFRYVKKTFRPNWLPPEPFRTVGATARLIYEDMHARSEI, encoded by the coding sequence ATGAAAAAAACTGATTACTTTCCTGAGGAGTCTGGAAAAAACGGCTGGTTCGAAACCAGTCGTTACAGGAATTATCGTTTTAAGGCTCGCAGTGAAATCCAGCCTTCCTATGACTATGTTGTGGTTGGAGGAGGCTTTGCTGGTGTAAATGCGGCTTTTCGTCTTGCTGAAAATGATAAGAATGCAAGTATTGCTCTTATTGATGCCTTTCCAATAGGTTACTTCTCCTCTGGAAGAAATGCAGGTTTCATCATAGATGTCCCTCATAGCATTGTTGGTGATCCAAAATTCACTTTTGAAGACCAGAAATGGCGTTTTCGTCTTAATAAATTAGTTATCGAGAGAATGAAGAAAATCAAGGAGGAGAATCATCTTGAATGCGACTGGCATCAGGATGGAATGCATCAGGCTGCCAGAATTAAAAGCAATTTAAGTTATCTCGAGCAGCTTGCTGAATTTCTGGATGTGATGGAGGCTCCTTATCAGTGGTTCGATGCGGCTGAAACCTCACAGCGTCTTGGAACAAATTTTTACATCAAATCTCTCTATACCCCAGGAACTATCTTAATCAATCCTTCTGAGACAGTCAGAGGACTTGCAACAGTTCTTCCTGAAAACGTAAGTGTCTTTGAGAATACTCCTGTTATTGAGGTTAAAGAAGGTGATATTCCAAACGTAATTCTGGCCAGTGGAATAACAATAAAATGCAGAAAGGTAATTCTGACTGTAAGTGGTTTTCTTAAAAATTTTGGAGTTCCTCTTTCTAATCGTATTGCTGGTATTCATAGCTTTGGAGCTTTTACAAGAGAGCTTAATGATGATGAGATTAAAACTCTTAATGGCGCCAGTCCCTGGGGAGTAACAGCGGCTCATCCCGGTGGGGCCACACTTCGTTATACGAGAAGCAGAAGACTCTATGTCAGAACAGATATCACTTTTGCTACTCACATCAATATAGATAACAGCAGACTTTACAAATCTGTTTATAAACTACGCCGTGCCTTTAACAATCGTTTTCCTCAGTTAAAGGATGTTAACTTTGAATATGTCTATGGAGGATATATTCCAATCACAGGAAACACTCAGCCTTTATTTGAGAATCCTGCTAAGAATATTTTTGCAGGAGCAGTTGGTGACGGAACCGGAGTAACGCGTGCCGCAACTGTAGGTACTTTCCTTGCAGACTGGGCAACCGGATTAGACAGCGAAGAGTTTAGATATGTTAAAAAGACATTCAGACCAAACTGGCTTCCTCCTGAACCTTTCAGAACTGTCGGTGCAACAGCCCGGTTAATTTATGAGGATATGCACGCCCGCAGCGAAATTTAG
- a CDS encoding MetQ/NlpA family ABC transporter substrate-binding protein — translation MKNIKNLLSAAFVGLTFFTASAAFADEPNEVKLGVVGEHNEAWEDVVKRLKNEGVNLTLVKFADYTLPNRALNDGEIDLNAFQHVAYLKADVEAHDYKIEPIANTIIAPLGLYSKKIKNVSELKDGDTIAIPNDPTNGGRALKVLELAGIIKLDPSKGYIPTVRDITENPKNIQIYEVDAGNTPSLLPDVAAAIINSNYAVDNELNPTTDPIFSDGVGKVDLDNPYINIIAARSDNKDNPLFKKIIAAYQTKETAEIIKELYHGGEVPVFNY, via the coding sequence ATGAAAAACATTAAGAATCTTCTGTCCGCAGCATTTGTTGGATTAACTTTCTTTACTGCTTCTGCAGCTTTTGCTGATGAACCTAATGAAGTCAAACTTGGCGTAGTAGGAGAACATAACGAGGCATGGGAAGATGTTGTAAAGAGACTTAAAAATGAAGGTGTAAACCTTACCTTAGTCAAGTTTGCTGATTATACTCTGCCTAACCGTGCGCTTAATGACGGTGAAATTGATCTTAACGCCTTCCAGCACGTGGCCTACCTCAAAGCAGATGTTGAGGCTCATGACTATAAGATTGAGCCTATTGCCAATACCATCATTGCTCCTTTAGGTCTTTATTCAAAAAAGATTAAAAACGTAAGCGAGCTTAAAGATGGAGATACCATCGCTATACCTAATGATCCAACCAATGGAGGTCGTGCTCTTAAGGTTCTGGAACTCGCAGGTATTATCAAGCTTGATCCGTCAAAGGGCTATATTCCAACTGTGCGTGATATAACCGAAAATCCTAAGAACATCCAGATTTATGAAGTCGATGCCGGAAATACACCTAGTCTTCTTCCTGATGTTGCTGCTGCCATTATCAATTCAAATTATGCAGTGGACAATGAGCTGAATCCAACTACTGATCCAATTTTCTCTGACGGTGTAGGCAAGGTTGATCTGGATAATCCTTACATCAATATAATTGCAGCCCGTTCTGATAATAAGGATAATCCACTGTTCAAAAAGATCATCGCTGCCTATCAGACTAAGGAAACAGCTGAAATTATCAAGGAGCTGTATCACGGAGGAGAGGTTCCTGTATTCAATTATTAA